A DNA window from Arachis duranensis cultivar V14167 chromosome 3, aradu.V14167.gnm2.J7QH, whole genome shotgun sequence contains the following coding sequences:
- the LOC107477395 gene encoding putative glycerol-3-phosphate transporter 1 yields the protein MGSAPELSLKRSSSKLLGIRAIEYLKGGPVSFKTHQAIVLIVTFLAYTSYHATRKTTSIVKSVLDPQSSDIGLSLPKKKRISSSVLGNGWAPFNESDGTSLLGDVDVAFLSFYALGMYFSGHFGDRCNLRIFLTVGMLGTALFTSLFGVAYWANIHNFYYFLVVQMIAGLFQSTGWPSVVAVVGNWFGKSKRGLIMGIWNAHTSVGNITGSLIASAMLCYGWGWSFVVPGLMMAFVGLMVFFLLPVAPESVGVSREEDECNSPKKSGDEEVNEPLLAPENPAEEEPVGFLEAWKIPGVAPFALCLFFAKLVAYTFLYWLPFYVSHTAIDGKYLSSETSGTLSTLFDVGGVLGGILAGHISDHLDARAITAASFMYCAIPALFFYRSYGHVSLIVNAALMFITGMFVNGPYALITTAVSADLGTHKSLRGNSRALATVTAIIDGTGSIGAAIGPLLTGYISAKSWSAVFTMLMIAALIAGLLLTRLVMAEVAAKIEESRSNRAPECSLDV from the exons atGGGTTCAGCACCAGAATTGTCCCTTAAGAGAAGTTCTAGTAAGCTACTTGGAATTAGGGCCATTGAATACTTGAAAGGTGGTCCTGTTTCCTTCAAAACCCACCAAGCAATTGTTCTGATTGTAACATTTTTGGCTTATACTAGTTACCATGCCACCAGAAAAACCACAAGTATTGTTAAGAGTGTTCTTGATCCTCAATCATCAGATATAGGATTGAGTCTcccgaaaaagaagagaatttcTTCAAGTGTTCTTGGTAATGGTTGGGCACCATTCAATGAATCAGATGGGACTTCCCTTCTTGGTGATGTGGATGTTGCATTCCTTTCCTTTTACGCATTGGGGATGTACTTTTCAGGACACTTCGGTGATCGATGTAATTTAAGGATTTTTCTTACTGTGGGAATGCTAGGAACTGCTTTGTTCACTTCACTATTCGGGGTAGCTTATTGGGCAAACATTCATAACTTTTACTATTTCTTAGTGGTTCAAATGATTGCTGGACTGTTTCAATCAACTGGATGGCCTTCGGTTGTTGCAGTCGTCGGAAACTGGTTTGGAAAGAGCAAGAGAGGGTTGATCATGGGAATATGGAATGCTCACACGTCCGTTGGGAACATCACAGGATCCTTGATTGCTTCAGCTATGTTGTGTTATGGATGGGGATGGTCCTTTGTTGTGCCGGGACTTATGATGGCTTTCGTCGGCTTGATGGTTTTCTTTCTATTGCCGGTTGCACCTGAGTCTGTGGGAGTTAGCAGAGAGGAAGATGAGTGTAATTCACCCAAGAAAAGTGGAGATGAAGAAGTGAATGAGCCTCTCTTAGCACCGGAGAATCCGGCCGAGGAAGAACCAGTTGGCTTCCTTGAGGCCTGGAAAATTCCTGGGGTTGCCCCTTTCGCACTCTGTCTGTTTTTCGCCAAATTGGTTGCATATACATTTCTTTATTGGCTCCCCTTCTATGTTAGCCACACAG CAATTGATGGGAAATATCTATCCAGTGAGACATCAGGGACATTATCGACTTTATTCGATGTTGGTGGGGTTCTTGGAGGGATTCTAGCCGGCCACATTTCCGATCACTTAGATGCTAGAGCCATAACAGCAGCTAGCTTCATGTATTGTGCTATACCTGCTCTGTTCTTCTACAGAAGCTATGGTCATGTTTCATTGATTGTGAATGCTGCATTGATGTTCATAACTGGTATGTTTGTGAATGGCCCTTATGCCCTCATAACAACCGCTGTTTCGGCTGACCTGGGAACACATAAGTCATTGAGGGGGAATTCGCGAGCTCTAGCAACTGTCACGGCTATCATCGATGGAACAGGTTCTATTGGGGCTGCAATAGGACCTCTATTGACCGGTTATATATCGGCCAAGAGCTGGAGTGCAGTTTTCACAATGTTGATGATAGCAGCTTTAATTGCAGGGCTGCTTCTTACTAGGCTTGTAATGGCTGAGGTGGCTGCAAAGATCGAAGAGTCGAGGTCCAACAGAGCACCGGAATGTTCCCTTGATGTTTAA
- the LOC107477396 gene encoding heat shock 22 kDa protein, mitochondrial, with amino-acid sequence MASSLAVKRFLSSPLISKSLLRPAAASASRSFNTNAMRNYDDSADDRNLDVERRSDRTLPRAPRRDDFLSDVFDPFSPTRSLSQVLNMMDQFMENPFLSASRGAGAGLRRGWDARETEDALLLRVDMPGLGKEDVKVSVEQNTLTIRGEGGKEGEDEESARRYTGRIDLPDRLFKIDQIKAEMKNGVLKVVVPKMKEEERSDVFSVKVD; translated from the exons ATGGCGTCCTCTCTTGCAGTGAAGCGTTTCCTCTCCTCTCCCCTCATTTCCAAGTCTTTGCTTCGTCCAGCTGCTGCTTCCGCTTCCCGCTCCTTCAACACCAATGCCATGCGCAACTACGACGACTCAGCAGATGACCGCAACCTCGACGTCGAACGTCGCTCCGATCGTACTCTCCCTCGCGCTCCTCGCCGCGACGATTTCCTCTCAG atgtGTTCGATCCATTTTCTCCGACTAGGAGCTTGAGCCAGGTTCTGAATATGATGGATCAGTTCATGGAGAATCCTTTCCTCTCTGCTTCTCGTGGAGCGGGAGCTGGACTTCGTCGTGGTTGGGACGCGCGTGAGACGGAAGATGCATTGCTTCTGCGCGTGGACATGCCTGGTCTCGGAAAGGAGGATGTCAAAGTTTCCGTGGAGCAGAACACCCTGACCATAAGAGGTGAAGGTGGTAAAGAAGGCGAAGACGAAGAAAGCGCGCGTAGGTACACCGGGAGGATCGACTTACCTGATAGGCTTTTCAAGATTGATCAGATCAAAGCTGAGATGAAGAACGGCGTGCTTAAGGTCGTTGTGCCTAAGATGAAGGAGGAAGAGAGGAGTGACGTGTTCAGTGTCAAGGTTGATTAG
- the LOC107477394 gene encoding RNA polymerase sigma factor sigA, which translates to MATAAVIGLSGGKRILSSSYHYSDVTEKLSFGTDFGSTHYQIVPTKSVIIAKKPSNYTPTFAASNRQNQSIKALQEHVDAEAAGTSDPSWFQGFSSSDLELESSEMGYSVEALLLLQKSMLEKQWNLSFERDVLNEHSRMDKSRRKVAVTCSGVSARQRRMNTKRKASGKTSAMIEPCTAMQLRSAISPELLQYRLKGYVKGVVSEQLLSHAEVVNLSEKIKAGLSLEEHKSRMKDKLGCEPSDDQIAASLKISRAALRAKMIECSLAREKLAMSNVRLVLSIAQRYDNMGAEMDDLVQGGLIGLLRGIEKFDSSKGFKISTYVYWWIRQGVSRALVENSRTLRLPTHIHERLSLIRNAKFRLEEKGVTPTVERIAKCLNMSQKKVRNATEAMSKIFSLDREAFPSLNGLPGETHHSYIADTREENIPWNRVDEWALKDEVNKLLNVTLVEREREIIRLYYGLDRESLTWEDISKRIGLSRERVRQVGLVALEKLKHAARKGGMEAMLLKH; encoded by the exons ATGGCTACTGCAGCAGTTATTGGACTCAGTGGAGGCAAGAGGATTTTGAGTTCATCATACCATTACTCTGATGTCACCGAAAAGCTTTCATTTGGCACTGATTTTGGATCCACACACTATCAGATTGTTCCAACGAAGTCTGTAATAATTGCCAAGAAGCCATCCAATTACACCCCAACCTTTGCAGCATCGAATCGCCAAAACCAGTCCATCAAGGCTCTTCAGGAACATGTTGATGCCGAGGCAGCCGGTACTTCAGATCCATCGTGGTTTCAAGGATTCAGTTCCAGTGACTTAgagttggaaagctctgaaatgGGTTATTCTGTGGAGGCTCTTCTTTTGCTGCAGAAGTCAATGCTGGAAAAGCAGTGGAACCTTTCTTTTGAGAGGGATGTGCTAAACGAGCATTCGAGAATGGATAAAAGCCGAAGGAAAGTGGCAGTAACTTGTTCTGGGGTGTCTGCAAGACAGAGAAGAATGAACACCAAGAGGAAGGCCTCGGGTAAAACCAGCGCAATGATCGAACCATGTACTGCTATGCAGCTGAGGTCTGCCATCAGTCCAGAGCTGCTTCAATATCGTTTGAAGGGCTATGTGAAAGGAGTAGTGAGTGAGCAATTGCTCTCTCATGCTGAAGTTGTAAACCTTTCAGAGAAAATAAAAGCTGGACTTTCCTTAGAGGAGCATAAATCcag AATGAAGGACAAACTAGGATGTGAGCCCTCTGATGATCAAATTGCAGCATCATTGAAGATTTCTCGGGCTGCACTACGAGCAAAAATGATAGAGTGCTCTTTGGCAAGAGAAAAGTTGGCTATGAGCAATGTTCGCTTAGTTTTGTCTATTGCTCAAAGATATGATAACATGGGAGCCGAAATGGATGACCTTGTTCAG GGTGGTTTGATTGGACTTCTTCGTGGGATTGAGAAGTTTGATTCTTCAAAGGGGTTTAAGATTTCAACTTATGTTTATTGGTGGATACGTCAG GGTGTTTCAAGAGCCTTAGTTGAAAATTCAAGAACACTTAGATTGCCCACTCATATACACGAAAGATTATCTTTAATCCGCAATGCAAAGTTTAGACTGGAAGAAAAAGGAGTTACTCCAACTGTGGAA aggATAGCAAAATGTCTTAATATGTCTCAAAAGAAAGTCAGAAATGCCACTGAG GCAATGAGTAAAATTTTCTCGCTTGATAGGGAGGCGTTTCCATCTTTGAATGGTCTTCCAGGAGAAACTCATCATAGT TATATCGCTGATACTCGCGAAGAGAACATCCCGTGGAATAGAGTAGATGAATGGGCACTAAAG GACGAAGTGAATAAACTCCTTAATGTGACCCTTgtggaaagagagagagaaatcaTTCGACTCTATTACGGATTGGATAGAGAATCTCTTACATGGGAGGATATTAGTAAACG GATAGGGTTGTCAAGAGAAAGAGTAAGACAAGTTGGACTTGTTGCATTGGAGAAACTAAAACATGCTGCAAGGAAGGGAGGGATGGAAGCCATGCTTTTGAAACATTAG
- the LOC107477431 gene encoding uncharacterized protein LOC107477431 encodes MTSGDTYVLYAVRKVHDYTIGCGIPIRAPIDGNYVNGCLTEFEKFIEGGRPTWVWFEELLGVLPPTKCIDKFTVKYSWMQETFGELPHGADDATVRRYARKYIMILLGTQLFGDKFSTRLHIRWLPYVARLEDKGGYSGGLAALSWLYMCMCRMANMNVVKLVSPLQLLQPWIFWRFFSFRPDGYSPFGWSLASR; translated from the exons ATGACGTCTGGAGATACATATGTTTTATATGCCGTTCGGAAAGTGCACGATTATACTATAGGATGTGGCATACCAATTAGGGCGCCGATCGATGGAAATTACGTAAATGGATGCCTGACGGAGTTTGAGAAATTTATCGAGGGTGGTCGCCCAACTTGGGTATGGTTCGAGGAACTGCTGGGTGTTTTGCCTCCAACAAAATGCATCGACAAGTTTACGGTAAAATACAGTTGGATGCAGGAGACTTTCGGTGAGCTTCCTCATGGCGCCGATGATGCAACGGTTAGGAGGTATGCCCGGAAGTATATCATGATACTTTTGGGGACTCAGCTATTCGGCGACAAGTTCAGTACTCGCCTTCATATTCGGTGGTTGCCATATGTAGCCAGGCTTGAGGACAAAGGTGGGTACAGTGGGGGATTAGCTGCTCTCTCATGGTTATACATGTGCATGTGCCGCATGGCAAACATGAACGTTGTAAAGTTAGTCAGTCCATTGCAGCTGCTTCAGCCATGGATCTTTTGGCGATTTTTTAGTTTCAGGCCCGATGGATATAGCCCCTTTGGTTGGTCTTTGGCCTCGAG GTAA